In one Chloroflexota bacterium genomic region, the following are encoded:
- a CDS encoding nucleoside phosphorylase, protein MRPKPEFTPLSDFGQQMHLLVKKGDLPRYALTPGDPGRVPRIGKFWDEYEEVKYHREFRVARGKYKGVDIAACSTGVGGPSTDITVVELANVGVDTFIRVGTAGGLQKHIEPGDLVIHTGAMRLTGAPRAYIGDEYPAVASYEVVLALIEACERLGFNYHVGLTASVDSFYAGEANPIYGGYWPSRLDHVIEDLSMAKIANFEMEAATLFVLANLFGLRAGCICVIGSNRITQVRKPTDGNLDKACQAACEAVRLLAEWDGIKERHQKRHLSPSLLQSE, encoded by the coding sequence ATGAGACCAAAACCGGAATTCACGCCGCTGAGTGACTTTGGCCAGCAGATGCATTTGCTGGTCAAGAAGGGCGATCTACCCCGCTACGCCCTGACCCCAGGTGACCCCGGACGTGTGCCGCGCATCGGCAAGTTTTGGGACGAATACGAGGAGGTCAAATATCACCGTGAATTTCGTGTGGCCAGGGGAAAGTATAAAGGGGTAGATATCGCTGCTTGTTCCACCGGCGTCGGCGGTCCCTCCACCGATATCACCGTGGTGGAACTGGCTAACGTCGGTGTAGACACCTTCATCCGGGTGGGTACGGCCGGTGGCTTGCAGAAGCACATTGAGCCCGGCGACCTGGTCATCCACACCGGAGCGATGCGCTTGACCGGCGCACCCCGTGCCTACATCGGTGATGAATACCCCGCTGTGGCCAGCTACGAGGTCGTCCTGGCCCTCATCGAGGCCTGTGAACGCCTGGGATTCAATTATCACGTGGGACTAACGGCCAGCGTCGACTCCTTCTACGCCGGTGAGGCCAATCCTATCTATGGTGGGTATTGGCCCTCAAGGCTTGACCATGTCATCGAAGACCTGAGTATGGCCAAGATCGCTAACTTTGAGATGGAAGCTGCTACCCTCTTTGTGTTGGCTAACCTCTTCGGACTGAGGGCTGGCTGCATCTGTGTCATCGGCTCCAACCGCATCACCCAGGTGAGAAAGCCGACGGATGGAAATCTGGATAAGGCCTGTCAGGCTGCTTGCGAGGCGGTGCGGCTACTGGCTGAATGGGATGGAATAAAGGAACGCCACCAAAAGCGTCACCTCTCCCCTTCCCTACTTCAGTCCGAATGA
- a CDS encoding sugar ABC transporter substrate-binding protein, giving the protein MKRRFLLPIVVVLLLSFVASACVPAAAPTPTPTKAPAPPPATPTPMAVATPTPVPPTPTKPPAPVTIRFLGPAGEPRPTAYKAAIKLFEEKHPNIKVEYETVPYAEFFRKIAVSLASGEPHDVIEAAEPNVVGYAYHSSIIPLDDIYTKEDMADFVEASLKAASWQGKIYGGPYIQSSILIFYNTKMFDEAGIKPPKTLEEAWTWPQFAEALRKVVGPLPPDGVPKVWGLVTRSMTSDYDWIPMVRSNDKPGTPTFLGMNPEGTKVTGYIDTPQALEAFQFMSDFFNKWKLSPQALIPDAFQTGKAATFLAPEIQRATFAQYPDLKWSITPLPYFKTPITHTGTFLYVVTTGSKRQKEAKEFVKFLTSKEMGPKMREWLQTLPARKSMFALIPEYQSFPLNISYLELVKWGQPRPVTPGYTEYGTLTMEALADIAKGMPVERTIKTAAAKIDAELKKYAK; this is encoded by the coding sequence GTGAAAAGGCGGTTTTTGCTGCCGATTGTTGTCGTTCTGTTGCTCAGTTTCGTCGCCAGTGCCTGTGTCCCGGCCGCTGCCCCAACGCCGACGCCGACCAAGGCGCCTGCCCCACCGCCGGCGACGCCGACGCCGATGGCTGTGGCCACTCCGACGCCAGTGCCACCAACGCCCACCAAGCCACCAGCGCCCGTTACCATCCGCTTCCTGGGTCCGGCGGGAGAGCCAAGGCCTACCGCCTATAAGGCCGCCATCAAGCTGTTCGAGGAAAAACATCCCAACATTAAAGTAGAGTACGAGACGGTGCCTTACGCCGAGTTCTTCCGCAAGATCGCTGTCTCCTTGGCCTCGGGCGAGCCCCACGATGTGATCGAAGCGGCTGAGCCGAACGTCGTAGGCTATGCCTACCACAGCTCCATCATCCCCCTGGACGACATCTACACCAAGGAGGATATGGCAGACTTCGTCGAGGCTTCGCTGAAAGCGGCCTCTTGGCAGGGCAAAATCTATGGTGGGCCGTACATCCAGTCATCCATCCTCATCTTCTACAACACCAAGATGTTTGATGAGGCGGGCATCAAGCCACCGAAGACCTTGGAGGAGGCCTGGACCTGGCCCCAGTTCGCTGAGGCCCTGCGCAAGGTCGTCGGTCCTCTCCCTCCCGATGGCGTCCCCAAGGTCTGGGGGTTGGTGACGCGCAGCATGACGTCGGACTATGACTGGATACCCATGGTTCGTTCCAACGATAAGCCGGGCACGCCCACCTTTCTGGGGATGAACCCGGAGGGCACCAAGGTGACCGGCTACATTGACACGCCGCAGGCGCTGGAGGCCTTCCAGTTCATGTCCGATTTCTTCAACAAGTGGAAGCTCTCCCCTCAGGCGTTGATCCCTGATGCCTTCCAGACCGGCAAGGCGGCCACCTTCCTTGCCCCTGAGATCCAGCGCGCTACCTTTGCGCAGTATCCGGACCTGAAGTGGTCGATCACACCCTTGCCCTATTTCAAGACCCCTATCACCCATACCGGTACCTTCCTGTACGTGGTCACCACCGGCAGCAAGCGCCAGAAGGAGGCCAAGGAGTTCGTCAAGTTTCTGACCAGCAAGGAGATGGGCCCTAAGATGCGCGAATGGCTCCAGACCCTGCCGGCGCGCAAGTCGATGTTTGCCCTGATACCGGAGTATCAGTCCTTCCCACTGAACATCTCCTATTTGGAGCTGGTCAAGTGGGGGCAACCTCGCCCGGTGACGCCCGGCTATACTGAGTATGGAACGCTGACTATGGAGGCATTGGCCGACATCGCTAAGGGGATGCCGGTGGAGAGAACGATCAAAACAGCAGCAGCCAAGATCGATGCCGAGTTGAAAAAGTACGCCAAGTAA
- a CDS encoding glycosyltransferase family 2 protein, whose product MTSQVEKPYLSVAISAYNEERRIGPSLQRIVSYLDRQGYPYEIVINDDGSRDNTAAVVTSFASPRIKLLVSPTNQGKGAGIRRAVLHSNGRYILFTDADLSTPIEEVAKLLAKMENGCDVVIGSRVQPDGTDMRASQPLYRRLLGRLFHFLAARLILPGIADSQSGFKCFRREVAHHLFAESLLQSIIFDVEILYLAQKSGYRISEVPVSWTNAGGSRMRLSPAHALRVLWDLIRIPRLHRR is encoded by the coding sequence ATGACCAGCCAGGTTGAGAAACCCTACCTATCTGTGGCTATCTCCGCTTACAACGAGGAGAGGCGCATCGGACCAAGCCTACAGCGCATCGTATCCTACCTCGATAGGCAAGGCTACCCCTATGAAATCGTCATCAACGATGATGGCTCAAGGGACAACACGGCCGCCGTGGTAACCTCGTTTGCCTCTCCCAGGATAAAACTCCTCGTCTCACCAACTAACCAGGGTAAAGGGGCCGGCATCAGGCGGGCCGTCCTCCACTCCAACGGTCGGTACATCCTCTTCACCGATGCTGACCTATCTACCCCCATTGAAGAGGTGGCGAAGCTATTGGCGAAGATGGAAAACGGCTGCGACGTCGTTATCGGCTCGCGGGTGCAGCCCGATGGTACCGATATGCGCGCCTCGCAACCCCTCTATCGCCGTCTCCTGGGACGACTCTTTCATTTTCTGGCGGCGCGCCTTATCCTGCCGGGCATCGCCGACAGTCAATCCGGGTTCAAGTGCTTTCGCCGAGAGGTAGCCCACCACCTTTTCGCCGAGTCGCTTCTCCAGAGCATCATCTTTGATGTGGAGATCCTTTACCTGGCTCAAAAGTCCGGTTATCGCATCAGCGAGGTCCCCGTAAGCTGGACGAACGCCGGTGGCTCTCGAATGCGTCTCAGCCCCGCACACGCCCTGCGCGTCCTTTGGGACCTCATTCGTATCCCCCGTTTACATAGAAGATGA
- a CDS encoding YhfC family intramembrane metalloprotease — protein sequence MMNPLLAASYGLAAVFDLALPVALALLVRRRYNVPWRFLGYGALVFFLSQVITRIPGVLLAQSLLGPLIQSSPLLPLIWLAILAATAGLFEEIGRYLGYIYLIKKEKSWRNALMYGIGHGGLESVLLGSVLASITLVNYIAISSLDATQLPPAQMEQIRQAQETFAKLEWWMPLLGAFERAGAMIIQISLAVMVLQVFLRQSRWWLGGAIAYHSLVDFVAPLTLQHAGPVMAEVSVAGFALISLYWLLRWHAQGGSLHHPKGQDQAAPWPAERRQ from the coding sequence ATGATGAATCCTCTGCTCGCTGCTAGCTATGGCCTGGCCGCGGTGTTCGACCTCGCCCTGCCTGTAGCCCTGGCCCTGCTGGTGCGCCGACGCTATAATGTGCCCTGGCGATTTCTAGGCTATGGGGCCTTGGTCTTCTTCCTCTCCCAGGTGATCACGCGCATCCCCGGCGTGCTCCTGGCCCAGTCTCTGCTGGGGCCACTCATTCAGAGTTCACCTCTCCTTCCCCTCATCTGGCTGGCCATCCTGGCCGCCACAGCAGGGCTGTTTGAGGAGATCGGCCGCTACCTCGGCTACATATATCTAATAAAGAAGGAAAAATCCTGGCGAAATGCCCTGATGTATGGTATCGGGCACGGCGGGCTGGAGTCTGTCCTGCTGGGGAGCGTGTTGGCTTCGATCACCTTGGTGAATTACATCGCTATATCCAGTCTAGATGCAACTCAACTGCCTCCGGCGCAGATGGAGCAGATAAGACAAGCCCAGGAGACCTTCGCCAAATTGGAGTGGTGGATGCCCCTATTGGGGGCCTTCGAGCGAGCCGGGGCGATGATCATCCAGATTTCACTGGCCGTGATGGTCCTGCAAGTCTTCCTGCGACAGAGTCGCTGGTGGCTAGGGGGAGCCATCGCCTACCACAGCTTGGTGGACTTCGTCGCCCCGCTGACCCTCCAGCACGCCGGTCCTGTAATGGCCGAGGTGAGCGTGGCCGGCTTTGCTCTGATCAGTCTCTATTGGCTCCTGCGCTGGCACGCACAGGGGGGATCCCTGCATCATCCGAAGGGACAGGACCAGGCTGCTCCCTGGCCCGCAGAGCGGCGCCAGTAA
- a CDS encoding HAMP domain-containing histidine kinase — protein MVLRSLRSRLIVSYILIIFLCLFLAGSAFLYLLRDYQQQLALNRLADLSLPVSWQIRILERGGVPPAQISSFLQEQAAVMNVRILLMDAQGLVVEDTQGDLKGRTISIPHGDILRLHPRTFWTTYQEGSGQSFLLVTVATQPVSPFNERFVSRSPAYSVVLAVPQQSVSSAWLELAPSLSLAALVSLAISIVIAWLLSRSIAGPVVEVTRASEEMAKGNYQQSISVRGSSEIRRLATAFNAMAQQVNVSHRTLRDFLANISHGLKTPLTSIQGFSQAMVDGALNEPEGYAEAGRIINEEANRMGCLVDDLLNLSKLEAGQLPLEKHSLDLAELLRACIRRVERRAGESSIELVSQLPSLPSFEGDERWLEQAFDNLLDNALRHTPQGGRITVTLGERTKDERGRMQKASGSSSPSSVLCVSVHNTGSYISAKDLPHIFERFYQVDESRARAGGGSGLGLAIVKEVIEAHGGMVEAKSDPKSGVELLVTLPLGQTTV, from the coding sequence GTGGTCCTGCGCAGCCTGCGCTCAAGATTGATCGTCTCTTACATTCTCATTATTTTCCTGTGTCTTTTCCTAGCCGGCTCAGCTTTCCTTTACCTTCTTAGGGATTACCAGCAGCAACTGGCTCTTAACCGTCTGGCTGACCTGTCTTTACCGGTTTCCTGGCAGATACGCATCCTCGAGAGAGGTGGCGTTCCCCCTGCACAGATATCCTCTTTCCTGCAAGAGCAAGCAGCGGTGATGAATGTTCGTATCTTATTGATGGATGCCCAAGGGCTGGTCGTAGAGGACACACAAGGTGACCTTAAGGGTCGCACCATCTCGATTCCCCACGGTGACATATTGCGTCTTCACCCCAGGACCTTTTGGACCACATATCAGGAGGGCAGCGGACAGAGCTTTCTCCTTGTGACTGTAGCGACGCAACCTGTGTCTCCCTTCAATGAACGTTTCGTGAGCCGCAGCCCAGCCTACTCGGTGGTTTTGGCTGTTCCCCAGCAGAGCGTCTCCTCGGCCTGGTTGGAGCTGGCCCCTAGTCTCTCTCTGGCCGCCCTCGTCTCGCTGGCTATCTCCATCGTCATCGCTTGGCTCCTCTCTCGCTCCATCGCTGGCCCCGTAGTCGAGGTGACACGGGCCTCTGAGGAGATGGCCAAGGGCAATTATCAGCAGTCTATATCTGTACGTGGCAGCAGCGAGATAAGGCGCTTGGCCACGGCCTTCAACGCCATGGCTCAACAGGTGAACGTTTCCCATCGCACCCTGCGTGATTTCCTGGCTAACATATCCCATGGATTGAAAACGCCCCTCACCTCCATCCAGGGTTTCTCTCAGGCGATGGTTGATGGGGCGCTAAATGAACCTGAGGGATACGCTGAGGCAGGGCGGATTATTAACGAGGAGGCCAACCGTATGGGCTGCCTGGTGGATGATCTGCTAAACCTTTCCAAACTGGAAGCTGGGCAGCTTCCTCTCGAAAAGCATAGTCTTGACCTGGCCGAGCTACTACGGGCCTGTATCAGACGGGTAGAGCGGCGTGCCGGAGAGTCGAGTATTGAGCTGGTTTCACAGCTGCCATCTCTGCCCTCGTTTGAGGGTGATGAGCGTTGGTTAGAACAAGCCTTTGACAACCTTTTGGATAATGCCTTGCGGCATACGCCACAGGGTGGGCGCATCACTGTAACCTTAGGTGAGAGAACCAAAGACGAGAGAGGGAGGATGCAGAAGGCTTCTGGCTCCTCTTCACCTTCATCTGTTCTCTGTGTTTCCGTGCACAATACTGGTTCCTACATTTCAGCTAAGGACCTGCCTCATATCTTTGAGCGCTTCTACCAGGTGGACGAGTCACGAGCCCGAGCTGGCGGAGGCAGTGGTTTGGGCTTAGCCATCGTCAAAGAGGTCATCGAGGCGCACGGTGGAATGGTGGAAGCCAAGAGCGATCCAAAGAGCGGCGTCGAACTGCTGGTTACCCTTCCTTTAGGCCAGACGACCGTTTAG
- a CDS encoding response regulator transcription factor, whose protein sequence is MTSRVTVLVVDDERNIVQLIKLYLSKEGYQVETAYDGQEALTKCRTGKPSLVLLDLMMPGLDGWEVCRQLRRESDIPIIILTARNDDVDKIVGLELGADDYLTKPFNPRELVARVKAVLRRYQVGVKPTRVLELGNLRIDPERREATVEGKPLNLRAKEFDLLATFARNVGIVLSRERLLDLIWGYDYEGDLRTIDVHITWLREKLVGSTVQIQTVWGIGYKLIPSATEKE, encoded by the coding sequence GTGACCTCAAGAGTAACGGTCCTGGTCGTCGATGATGAGCGGAATATCGTCCAGCTGATCAAGTTATACCTCTCCAAGGAGGGATATCAGGTGGAGACGGCTTATGATGGCCAAGAGGCCTTAACCAAATGCCGGACGGGCAAGCCCAGTCTGGTGTTACTTGACTTGATGATGCCTGGACTAGACGGGTGGGAGGTATGTCGTCAGCTGCGTAGGGAGAGCGATATCCCCATAATCATTCTTACGGCCAGAAACGATGATGTGGATAAGATCGTCGGTCTCGAGCTGGGGGCTGACGATTACCTAACTAAGCCTTTCAACCCCAGAGAGTTGGTGGCCAGGGTGAAGGCAGTCTTGCGCCGTTACCAGGTTGGTGTCAAACCGACCAGGGTCCTCGAGCTGGGCAACCTGCGCATAGACCCGGAACGGCGGGAGGCGACGGTAGAGGGCAAGCCGCTGAACCTGCGGGCTAAGGAGTTCGATCTCCTGGCCACCTTCGCCCGCAACGTGGGCATCGTTCTCAGTCGTGAAAGGCTGCTGGACCTGATCTGGGGCTACGACTACGAGGGTGATCTGCGCACCATCGACGTCCATATCACCTGGCTTAGGGAGAAGCTGGTCGGCAGCACGGTGCAGATTCAGACGGTATGGGGCATTGGCTATAAGCTGATACCCAGCGCTACTGAGAAGGAGTAA
- a CDS encoding ABC transporter permease: protein MNLVQSLRVALRALTANKLRSALTMLGMIIGVGAVIALMSVGRGAQASIDARIKGMGTNLLFVTPGAIQEGGVRMGAGTAPTLTLEDAEAIANPANAPAVAMVAPESTIFGQVVAGSQNVRTRIVGVTPEYQQVRNFYPAVGEFISKQNIEARSLVAVLGSYVAQGLFGDMDPVGQSIKINMVTFRVIGVMESKGAQAMGNQDDIVFIPITTMQQRLMHQRTVRGGHNVSMINVQVANENLMKEATEEIGSILRERHRVAQDDFTIRSQEDMLAMAGQVTGIMTLLLGSIAGISLVVGGIGIMNIMLVSVTERTREIGIRKAVGAKRRDILSQFLIEAIVVSLVGGGIGILLGIGLAQLISRFSLGGQSIPTLVSADAVMLAFGVSAVVGLFFGIYPASRAARLNPIEALRYE from the coding sequence ATGAACCTAGTGCAAAGCCTGCGCGTTGCTCTGCGGGCATTGACGGCCAACAAGTTGCGCTCGGCCCTGACTATGTTAGGGATGATCATCGGGGTGGGGGCGGTTATCGCATTGATGTCCGTCGGGAGGGGGGCGCAGGCCTCGATTGATGCCCGCATCAAAGGGATGGGTACCAATCTCCTATTCGTCACCCCCGGGGCCATCCAGGAGGGAGGGGTAAGGATGGGCGCTGGTACTGCCCCCACGTTGACCCTGGAAGACGCTGAGGCCATCGCTAACCCGGCCAATGCCCCGGCCGTGGCTATGGTGGCACCGGAGAGTACTATCTTTGGCCAGGTCGTGGCCGGTTCCCAAAACGTGCGGACGCGCATCGTGGGCGTCACCCCCGAATATCAACAAGTGCGTAATTTCTATCCGGCGGTGGGGGAGTTTATCAGTAAGCAAAACATAGAGGCTCGCTCTCTGGTGGCCGTGCTGGGCAGCTACGTAGCTCAAGGGTTGTTTGGCGACATGGACCCCGTCGGTCAAAGCATCAAGATCAACATGGTCACCTTTCGCGTCATCGGAGTGATGGAGAGCAAGGGCGCTCAGGCCATGGGCAATCAGGATGATATCGTCTTTATACCCATCACCACCATGCAGCAACGTCTTATGCATCAGCGCACTGTGCGGGGTGGACATAATGTCTCCATGATCAACGTGCAGGTGGCCAATGAAAATCTGATGAAGGAGGCCACCGAGGAGATTGGGTCCATTCTGCGTGAGCGTCATCGGGTAGCACAGGATGACTTCACCATCAGGAGCCAGGAGGATATGCTGGCTATGGCCGGCCAGGTGACGGGGATAATGACCCTGCTCCTGGGCAGCATCGCGGGCATTTCACTGGTGGTGGGTGGCATTGGCATCATGAATATCATGCTGGTCTCGGTGACGGAGCGGACGCGAGAGATAGGCATTCGCAAGGCCGTAGGGGCTAAGCGCCGGGATATCCTCAGCCAATTCCTTATCGAGGCGATAGTCGTCAGCCTGGTCGGTGGAGGTATAGGTATACTCCTGGGAATAGGATTAGCTCAACTCATCTCCCGATTTAGCCTCGGGGGGCAGTCCATTCCAACCCTGGTCTCTGCTGACGCCGTTATGTTGGCCTTCGGGGTCTCAGCGGTCGTGGGGCTCTTCTTCGGCATTTACCCAGCCAGTCGGGCGGCCCGTCTGAACCCCATTGAGGCCCTGCGCTATGAGTAG
- a CDS encoding ABC transporter ATP-binding protein: protein MIKIDNITKVYTMGEVKVHALRGLSLQIEKGALVSIMGPSGSGKSTLMNIIGCLDQPTSGTYELDGLETSRLSDEELAEIRNKKIGFVFQTFNLLPRATVIEQVELPLLYGGSDHRRQRAQAALEMVGMGDRLHFRPTEISGGQQQRVAIARALVTDPRIILADEPTGNLDTRASEEIMDILQRLNRKHSITIVIVTHEPDIALHTQRIIHIRDGLLTSDELVPKPTSAEQILQSLPSPNGWEKVNSGLIARR from the coding sequence ATGATAAAGATCGACAATATAACCAAGGTTTATACTATGGGCGAGGTGAAAGTGCACGCCCTACGCGGTCTCTCTTTACAGATAGAAAAGGGGGCATTGGTCTCTATCATGGGACCTTCTGGTTCGGGCAAGTCTACATTGATGAACATCATCGGTTGCCTGGATCAGCCTACTTCAGGTACCTATGAACTCGATGGGCTTGAGACCAGCCGCCTGTCTGACGAAGAGCTGGCCGAGATTCGCAATAAGAAGATCGGCTTTGTCTTCCAGACCTTCAACCTTTTACCCCGCGCTACGGTTATCGAGCAGGTGGAGCTGCCCTTGCTCTATGGCGGTAGTGACCATCGCCGCCAGAGGGCCCAGGCAGCCCTGGAGATGGTAGGAATGGGGGACCGTTTGCATTTCAGACCGACTGAGATATCGGGGGGGCAGCAACAGCGGGTGGCTATAGCGCGTGCTCTGGTGACCGACCCCCGCATCATCCTAGCCGATGAGCCGACAGGCAATCTGGATACGCGGGCCAGCGAGGAGATCATGGACATCCTCCAGCGGCTTAATAGAAAACATAGCATAACTATAGTCATCGTCACCCACGAGCCGGATATTGCCCTGCACACGCAACGGATAATCCATATCAGAGATGGACTGCTAACAAGCGATGAACTTGTCCCCAAACCGACTTCAGCTGAGCAAATACTGCAAAGCCTGCCCTCCCCGAACGGTTGGGAGAAGGTAAACAGTGGGCTGATCGCCCGGAGGTGA